In the genome of Parus major isolate Abel chromosome 2, Parus_major1.1, whole genome shotgun sequence, one region contains:
- the EOMES gene encoding eomesodermin homolog — translation MQLGEPLLTAAGALPGAPFYPLEGGGRGGAAGAGTGAPGGSRGPPGPGSPQRLDLDKMPKKFGAAPAILGEAETVEPPFAAPKPDGRKATPCGDEELPPAAAARYSMDSLSPERYYLQSPGPPAADLGGPCALFPYPPAAQHGAVYQPPGGPRYPYGSVLSPGGFAGAVCPPGGRAQFGGGGGYQYGQSTGGGALYGPYPPASGSCGGLGALGVPAAGPGMRAQVFLCNRPLWLKFHRHQTEMIITKQGRRMFPFLSFNITGLNPTAHYNVFVEVVLADPNHWRFQGGKWVTCGKADNNMQGNKVYVHPESPNTGAHWMRQEISFGKLKLTNNKGANNNNAQMIVLQSLHKYQPRLHIVEVTEDGVEDLNDSSKTQTFIFPETQFIAVTAYQNTDITQLKIDHNPFAKGFRDNYDSMYTASENDRLTPSPTDSPRSHQIVPGARYSMQPFFQEQFVNNLPPARFYNGERAVPQTNGLLSPQPNEEVASSPQRWFVTPVQQPSANKLDMNSYETEYSHSTLLPYGIKSLPLQTSHALGYYPDPTFPSMAGWGSRGSYQRKMTTGLTWTSRTSPPGFTEDQLSKDKVKEEIGSSWIETPPSIKSLDSNDSGVYTGACKRRRLSTNTSSNENSPTMKCEDINAEDYSKDTSKGMGYYAFYTSS, via the exons ATGCAGCTGGGTGAGCCGCTGCTGACGGCGGCAGGGGCACTGCCGGGCGCCCCCTTCTACCCGCTGGAGGGCGGCGGGCGCGGTGGAGCCGCCGGAGCCGGGACGGGCGCTCCCGGCGGCTCCCGCGGGCCGCCCGGTCCGGGATCGCCGCAGCGCCTCGACCTGGACAAGATGCCTAAGAAGTTTGGGGCGGCCCCCGCCATCCTGGGCGAGGCGGAGACCGTCGAGCCGCCCTTCGCCGCCCCCAAGCCGGACGGCCGCAAAGCCACCCCATGCGGGGACGAGGAGCTgcccccggccgccgccgcccgctACTCCATGGACAGCCTGAGCCCCGAGCGCTACTACCTGCAGTCCCCCGGACCGCCTGCCGCCGACTTGGGGGGGCCCTGCGCCCTGTTCCCGTACCCGCCGGCGGCGCAGCACGGCGCCGTCTATCAGCCGCCCGGCGGGCCGCGCTACCCCTACGGCTCCGTGCTGTCCCCGGGCGGCTTCGCGGGCGCCGTGTGCCCGCCCGGCGGCCGAGCGCAGTTCGGAGGCGGCGGTGGGTACCAGTACGGGCAGTCGACGGGCGGCGGAGCCCTCTACGGCCCTTATCCGCCGGCGTCGGGCTCCTGCGGAGGCCTCGGCGCGCTGGGGGTGCCGGCCGCCGGCCCGGGGATGCGTGCTCAGGTCTTTCTTTGCAACCGGCCTCTCTGGCTCAAGTTCCATCGGCATCAGACGGAGATGATCATCACCAAGCAAGGCCG GAGAATGTTTCCCTTCCTGAGCTTCAACATCACCGGCCTCAACCCCACTGCGCACTACAACGTCTTCGTGGAGGTGGTGTTGGCGGACCCCAACCATTGGCGTTTCCAGGGGGGCAAGTGGGTGACCTGCGGCAAGGCCGACAACAATATGCAAG GCAACAAGGTCTACGTCCATCCTGAGTCGCCAAACACCGGGGCTCACTGGATGAGGCAGGAGATTTCTTTCGGGAAGCTGAAGCTCACGAACAATAAAGGCGCTAACAACAACAATGCGCAG ATGATAGTACTTCAGTCCCTACACAAGTACCAACCCCGACTTCACATTGTGGAAGTGACTGAAGATGGTGTTGAAGATCTGAATGATTCCTCAAAGACTCAAACGTTTATTTTCCCTGAAACGCAGTTCATAGCAGTTACGGCATATCAAAACACTGAT ATTACACAGCTCAAAATTGACCATAATCCTTTTGCAAAAGGCTTCAGAGACAATTATGACTC CATGTACACAGCTTCCGAAAATGACAGATTAACTCCATCTCCCACGGATTCTCCTAGATCCCACCAGATCGTCCCTGGCGCCCGATACAGTATGCAGCCGTTTTTCCAAGAACAGTTTGTCAACAACCTGCCCCCAGCCCGCTTTTACAACGGTGAGAGAGCTGTCCCTCAGACAAATggcctgctgtccccacagccgAACGAGGAGGTGGCCAGCTCTCCTCAGCGGTGGTTTGTGACGCCCGTCCAGCAGCCCAGTGCCAACAAACTGGACATGAACTCCTATGAGACGGAGTATTCTCATAGCACCTTGCTCCCTTATGGCATTAAATCCCTCCCCCTTCAGACATCCCACGCTCTGGGATACTACCCTGACCCGACATTTCCATCCATggcaggctgggggagcaggggctCTTACCAGCGAAAAATGACAACAGGACTAACTTGGACCTCAAGAACGAGTCCTCCGGGATTCACTGAAGACCAGCTTTCCAAGGACAAggtgaaagaagaaattggCTCGTCCTGGATAGAGACTCCACCTTCTATAAAGTCTCTAGATTCAAATGATTCTGGGGTCTACACAGGTGCTTGTAAGAGAAGACGCCTTTCCACTAACACTTCCAGCAATGAAAATTCCCCGACAATGAAATGTGAGGACATTAATGCTGAGGACTATAGCAAAGACACTTCAAAAGGCATGGGCTACTATGCATTCTATACTAGTTCTTAA